A single window of Vitis riparia cultivar Riparia Gloire de Montpellier isolate 1030 unplaced genomic scaffold, EGFV_Vit.rip_1.0 scaffold722_pilon_pilon, whole genome shotgun sequence DNA harbors:
- the LOC117910353 gene encoding uncharacterized protein LOC117910353, whose product MGFVEKLVKFMPSEALDLRDSDGATALFNAARAGNIKAVKLLVSKNPRLPNICQRDNFAPLHSAVRYGHKELTLYLLSVTRYNEPPYPFSNSPGFELLRRALMVGFHVLAKRPWAFPSGSRFNLWQLIIYHCVPVKPNHFLNQPNRGMENQVGSYESTQMCYWTRLFKACRKVDAIFWELVGWLVPPIKHIQETKTIHSWTLQLLNHLCTEVLKVSRAQEIFKQSFIIGAKYGIPEILQEIIKSYPFVLEYLDEDVFKLAVLNRNEKIFNLICETGMHRQLIIRTKDDSNNILHLAGKLAPPHRLSLVSGAALQMQRELHWFKEIEKYAPRAFSEYENENEYTPKMVFIKEHENLIKEGEKWMKGTAKCYTLAAALIATVVFAAAITIPGGNRDDTGIPNFSKEKAFKVFAASDALSLFLSIASVLICLSILTARYAEDDFLFALPTRLIFGLVTLFLSVTFMMIAYSSAIYLLFGEKKAWVLITLAALACSQVTLYGILQFPLLVELIYSTYGPGIFGKHSNRLIQ is encoded by the exons ATGGGTTTCGTGGAGAAGTTGGTTAAGTTTATGCCAAGTGAGGCACTGGATCTGCGGGATTCTGATGGCGCCACTGCCCTTTTCAACGCTGCAAGGGCTGGCAATATAAAAGCAGTCAAGTTGTTAGTGAGCAAAAACCCACGCTTGCCCAATATCTGCCAACGCGACAATTTTGCGCCTCTTCACAGCGCTGTTAGGTATGGTCATAAAGAGCTgactttatatttattaagcGTCACCAGATATAATGAACCTCCATATCCTTTCTCAAATTCGCCTGGATTCGAACTTCTGCGCAGAGCACTAATGGTGGGGTTTCATG TATTGGCTAAAAGGCCTTGGGCTTTCCCAAGTGGAAGTCGCTTCAACTTATGGCAACTCATAATATATCATT gtGTTCCTGTGAAACCAAACCATTTTCTAAATCAACCTAATAGAGGCATGGAGAATCAAGTTGGTAGCTATGAATCCACACAAATGTGCTATTGGACTCGATTGTTCAAAG CTTGCCGAAAGGTGGATGCAATATTCTGGGAACTGGTTGGATGGTTAG TACCACCCATCAAGcacatccaagaaacaaaaacaatacaTTCTTGGACTCTTCAATTGCTTAACCACCTATGTACTGAAGTTTTGAAAGTATCAAGAGCACAGGAAATATTTAAACAATCCTTCATTATTGGGGCAAAATATGGGATTCCCGAGATTCTGCAAGAGATTATAAAGTCATATCCTTTTGTCCTCGAGTATCTGGATGAGGATGTATTCAAATTGGCAGTATTAAATCGTAATGAAAAGATTTTCAACCTCATCTGTGAAACCGGTATGCATAGACAACTTATAATACGAACCAAAGATGATTCAAATAACATCTTGCATTTGGCTGGAAAATTGGCCCCTCCGCACCGGCTCAGTCTCGTTTCTGGTGCAGCTCTACAAATGCAACGCGAGTTACATTGGTTTAag gaaattgaaaaatatgcaCCGAGAGCCTTCAGTGAATATGAGAACGAAAACGAATATACACCAAAAATGGTATTTATAAAGGAAcatgaaaatttgataaaagaaGGGGAGAAATGGATGAAAGGCACAGCAAAATGTTACACATTAGCAGCAGCGCTTATTGCTACTGTAGTGTTTGCAGCAGCAATTACCATCCCGGGTGGCAACCGTGATGATACTGGCATACCAAATTTCTCCAAAGAAAAGGCCTTCAAAGTTTTTGCAGCTTCGGATGCTCTTTCCCTCTTCCTATCCATTGCTTCGGTGCTGATATGCCTATCCATTCTCACGGCACGATATGCAGAGGATGATTTTCTTTTTGCCCTTCCCACGAGGTTGATATTTGGCCTTGTTACTCTATTCCTCTCCGTAACATTCATGATGATAGCCTACAGTAGCGCAATCTATCTTCTCTTTGGTGAAAAGAAGGCATGGGTTCTTATTACCTTGGCTGCATTAGCCTGTTCGCAAGTGACCTTGTACGGAATTTTGCAGTTTCCCCTCCTTGTGGAATTGATTTATTCCACATACGGCCCAGGCATTTTTGGCAAACATAGTAATCGTCTGATCCAATAG
- the LOC117910354 gene encoding uncharacterized protein LOC117910354, with translation MASSSSLRLRNDNSANSPKNSNMDIAEEVTVMVIDDSPNNPNCSSINMAQDTDENVSAVLSSSLPRTSSSEFGQLELYKAVLHKYWRIIHDYSPPGSEQMIPEFFT, from the exons atggcttcttcttcttcactacGTCTTAGAAATGACAACAGCGCAAACAGTCCTAAAAACAGTAACATGGACATTGCTGAGGAGGTCACTGTAATGGTAATCGATGACAGCCCAAACAATCCTAACTGTAGCAGCATCAATATGGCGCAGGATACTGATGAAAATGTTTCAGCGGTTTTATCTTCATCTTTGCCAAGGACTAGCAGCTCCG AATTCGGTCAGTTGGAACTGTACAAAGCTGTGCTTCACAAGTATTGGAGAATAATCCACGATTATTCTCCGCCCGGTTCGGAACAGATGATTCCCGAATTCTTCACATAG